Below is a window of Vulpes vulpes isolate BD-2025 chromosome 5, VulVul3, whole genome shotgun sequence DNA.
TCCAGCTCTGATACCCTTGACATCTTGTCACTGATGCACCCAGGCTCCTGCCCTCAGAAATTTCCCACTGGTGCCTTCCCACACTTTCCATCTAGTTCTTTTGTCTAATCAGGGTCAACTGATGATGCAAGGCCAGGTGGGAAACTTGGGAGTGGTGGGGTCTTTGGTGACCTGGAGCTGGCTGACTTCCCTTCAGAGCATCCAattgcagaaagagaaaacaaggacTAATATCAGATAAACCCTTGGCCCCCTCTCATCGTGAGTCATGCCTGGACCTCTCCTTCCTAATAGCTCCACCAGCAGCGAGCTGGATTCTTGGATGCCAGACCCCTGCACCAAcccctgctgcctctctctccaagGCCCAGCTCCATCTGCTTGTGTTCCCCAGACCCTGTTGTGTCCTGTTACCTGGGCAGGCTTCTCATGCCAGTGCCTTATTCTAAGAGTGAACAAATCAGAGGCCAGATATGGAAACCAGTGCCAGGACTCAAACCCCAGTGTCCAAGTGCCTCGTTGGAACTGCATTTAACAACCTGTAGTTTGTAGCAAGGGAATTTAGAATACCCCTACCTTTCTGCGGAAATTCCACCTCCTGGGGGGACAGGGCTTTGAGAAAAGGGGCGGGACATGGTGGTAGAGCCAAATCTCCCACTTAAGGTTTCCTGGAATTCAGTTTTGGATTATGCATGTCACTTGAGGGGTGCAATTAGGGGAAAGCCTTACCCTAATGTAGAAATCCCCTTGCGAGTTTCCCGCACGGATCTGAAAGGCATTGTAGGCGCCAGGGTAGACAGAGGTCGCTTGGATCTGGAACACATCGGCGGGCACACTCCGCTCTGAGGTGATGCTCATGTATCGGTGCACAATAGACGAGGGCTGCTCCCGGCACAGGGGGTTGGAGGCCGGACAGAGGCAGCGACTAGAAACCCCAAAATGGGGACACAAGTGAGGTCCTAGCCTATACCCCAAGTTTGGTTCCATTCCTAAAACTAGGTATCCCCAAAGGATTCTCCCACTCCTAGAACTGTTTGCATGGTTTAGTCATGAAAGACTACAATTCCCATAGGCCCTGGAGCACTAGACAGCCTGCACAGCAGCCAGTCAGCCACAGAGCCCTCTGAGAGTTGCAGTttctgcggggggggggcgggggggggcgggggggggtatCTGGTATCCCATGGACTCACTTGTCAGACACCTGGACGTAGGGTTCCACGCAACGGTTGGTATCCACGCAGCGGTAGCCTCCATGGAAGTTGACACAAGTTTGGGCCTCAGAGCACTGGTGCGCGCCTGACTCACACTCATCAATGTCTGCGTCAGGGGAAAGGGGCTGGAACCCAGATGTCAGGCCACCAGCCCCTGATACCACCCTACCTGCTCCACTGGGGCAACCTGTACCTTGGCAGAGGCGTGTGGCCAGCAGCTGGTAGCCCTGCGGGCAATGGCAGGAGAAGCGGCCAGGTTCGTTGACACAGCGGTACTGGCAGAGGTAACTAGAGTAGCTGCACTCATCAATATCTGAGGAAGAGTGGGGATGAGGGCTCTGGGCCAAGGGCAAGCCTCTCAATTCATTCCCACAAAGCTTTACAGAGAGAGCCTGGCCATACGTTAGGCTCAGTATGGAAAGACAGGGGGATGCAAAGCTCAGTAAGGAGACAGGATTCAAATAAAGGTCTGCCCAGACTGCCCAGCTCCCAGACCTCTGCCCCAGCTCTGCAATACAAGACCTCATGGAAGCACTGTGAATCTAGAGGCTTGGGTGTAAGTCCTGATTGAATTTGGGGAACCTTGATTTCCCTGTCAATAAAATGAGCAGGTTGGACTAGATGAGACTTTAAGGCCCAGCCTGTTAAAGCTTTCGGTAACTTGCCCAATTCCTGCAACCCACAACCAGCCTCAGTGTACAGTCCCCTCCTGCCAACAGGTAGTTTATAGGCAAGAGCCAGGGTTTCTGCTCTGGTTAGCCTCATGCTGTCTAGCGCTGAGCCAGGTACCAATGGGGCCATACAACCCCAAAGCACAACATAAACAAGGTACCTGGCCAGCTGACAAGGAATGAGCGATCCAGAGTGGAACCCTGGTGCAACCTCAccctagctgtatgaccttgggcaagtcacttaacctctttgctGAAGGACTTTgtgcttattattttctttaacaatCGTCGCCAAAAACCTCGAGGGAGAGATTACCATCCTCGTTttgcagaggaaggaaaaattcaTACTTACAGCCTAGGATTGTTGGCAGGATTAAATGAGGCCAAGTACGTAGGGGAAATTAATGCCCTACACAGGGAAGGCgctcaataaatgatagttcACTTTAAAACGTCGTGGCTTGGGACTTGACAAAGCCTGTCTTGTCATTTTCCCACTTCATCCTCAAGACgatccattttacagaagaaatgggCTCAAAAGAGTGGCTGGCCCTAGTCCAGGATGCAGGTCCACCTAACTCCCAAGAGGGGAGCAGCCGCATCCTTTGTCAGTCTCCCCACTAAGCTTCAATGCTCCCTACTGAGTCCTCCCTACTGTGCCTTCCCCTCCATCCCAGACTGGAAGTTCTGTAGGTGCCCTGCAATCAACCTGGGGTGGAACACAGAGGATGTACATGGGTGCAGAATGGATGGGATGGGAAGGCATCAAATGGAGGACTGTGTGGCAGGAACAGGGCCTGGGAGGCTCACAGAGGAGCACAGCGGAGAGGGGGAGCTCTCACCATTGCAGGAGAAGCCATCCCGATGCAGCTCATAGCCCTGGTGGCAGCGACACAGGAAAGTCCCATAGGAATTGAAGCAGCGCTGCTCACATGGAGCCCCCATGTCGCATTCGTTCACGTCTGAGGGTTCAGGGAAAAACAGGAAGGGTGAAAGCCAAGGAGCAGCCCAGAGCGCCCACCTTCCCCAGGTGGGTCAGAAAGAGAACTCCTGCGCCCCACACCACCCTGCCCAGGATCCAGGagcctggcctggcccagcctcACCTACACAGGAGCGGTTGTTGGGCCCCAGCTGGAAGCCTGGTTCACATTGGCAGCGAAAGGAGCCAGGCAGGTTGACACAGCGGTGCTGGCAGTAGCGGTAGCGGCACTCGTCTATATCTGGGAGGGAGTcaagggaaaggggcagagggcatGGATTGGCTGGGACTCAAGTCCTCACCACCCATACGTAGTCTTGCCTGTGTCTGGGGGTCTGAGCTCGGTCAGGTGAGCCAGGACTCACACACAGATCCTCACAGTTCTGTGACTGGTGACAGGAAGGCAGAGGTGGCAGGGGGGGTTGTCAGGTGCTAGGGGGAGAGCTGGGCCAAGGGCACAGAGCAGAGACTAGATAGGCTGTCCTCCAGACTTACCCACACACTCAGGCCCAATCTTGCGGTAGCCATCTGGGCAGGTGCACTGGTAGGAGCCGGGCAGGTTATGGCACTCCTGGCTGGGGCGGCAGTCATGCAGGGCCTGGGCACACTCGTCCACGTCTGCAGGAGACACCACTCAGCCCCCACCTGGGAGCCCACGCACCACCCATCATGCCAGATGCCTCAGCACAGGAGGATACAGGTCAGGTACCGTGCATGTCAGTTACGTGGATAACTGGCACCGCCTCCCCCAAAAAGGAGCACATGGATTAGACCCTCCCAACAGCACAATAACAGCCCATCAGCCTGGGAGCCAACAGGAAAGGCACCCTTGATCTGTGAGATACCCTACCAGAGATGCATAGGAAATAAGGCCCTGCCCAGACTCCCAGGAACACCAATTCCAGGGCCTTCCTCCAAGGACCATGGCACCCACGGGTGGGAAGTGGGTAGAGGGCAGAAGCTAAGAGGCAGAGCTCTTGCCTGCCCTTGCAGTGTGTCTCCAGAAGTTGAGAGGGGGATCCAGATGTTGGCTAGAGCACTGAGACAAGAGCTGGGGCCACCTGTGGCAGGCACCTCACAGAGTGAGGATCTGGATGGCAATCCCAATAGCTCTGAAGAGGCTTTTGAGCAAGAGAGCAATTGAGGTCTGAGTTTTTAAGTTGCAGTGATAGATGCTTAGTAGGTGGATTGAAAGCCCTAGTGCCAAGGTGACCCTCACTCACCCACACAGCGCTCTTGCTCGTCAGGTTCATAGCCTGGTAGGCAGGGGTTGGGGTATTCAGCAGGGGGCACTGGTGGTGGTGGTCCCTCGCCATGCAGATCATTGATGACAGCGGCTGAGCGGGGCAGGCACAAGTAGCCCCCATAGTGGTTGATGCATTTCATCTCTCCCTTGCAGGCCTCGGGGATGGTCAGGCACTCATTGACATCTGCAGAGAGGGGTCTGCTGGGCACAGCCGGTCTCCTGGACTGGCTGTGAAGTGGGTGGCAGGTGGGAGCCCAGCCCGGCCTTCTATAAGCTGTGTGACCTAGGCAGGGCCTTCTCTCTCGACTCAACAAGCTAAGGTTCCCTGCTCAGAACCCCTCTTCAAGGCCTGCCTGGGTGCCCTGCAATCATTTGCCCTGGGCAaatggtggggcagggggctATTCCCATAGTCACCCCCATTCTCTTGTCCCCAAGAGGCTATCTACCCCTCCCCATAGCCTGGGCCCTGGCTCAGCCCAAGAGTGACGGGCAGGACTCCCCCACCCCGCAGACACTGTCCTCCCAGGACGTGATGGGGCAAAGCCAGACGGGAGAGTAGTTCGAGGTATCTAAGACCCAGCTCCTCTGGGCAGTGCCCTGCTGCTCTCCTGCCCACCGAGTGGTGGGGACAGGATGTCCTGGGCTTCTCTGAGAGGGAGGGGCCTGCATGGCTTCTCCACCCCTAGCTGAGCTGGCCCCCAGAGAATCAGAGCTGGCCTCCGCCAAGCCAAGCTGGGCAGAGGACAGGTCATCGGGCTCCCCGATGCTGCTCTTGGAGCTGAGCTTGCAATCCCTTTCCCAGTTCCTGGGGGTGGGTCAGTTCCCCAGTTCCCTGGGCACACTCACCCCGGCAGTGCTGGCTGTCGGGGTCCCACTCATAGCCATCTGTGCATTCCTACAAAGGGACAAGAGATGACCAGTAGTCATCCCCAGTCCCCTTCAGATGACCAGGCCAAGATCAGGGCCTGAGTCTGGCCACCCTCCCAGCCTGCTCCAAACAATGGCCCCCAGCTGCTTCCTACACCAATCAGGGGAGGGGACAATCTCCCCCAGCAGCagccatcccaggatcctgatctCTGTGTCCCAACCCAGCCCGGCCCAGGCCAGTGGCCCCACTGTCCCCACCGTGTAGCTGTCGGGCTCCTCCGAATCCTGGGGAGACGCTGCTCCCAAAAGCAACAGCAGCAGCGCCCAGAGCAGTAGAGACCCGGGGAGGCAGGAGGCGAAGGGGAGCatcctgggggctgggaggtggtggaggggtaGTGGAGGGAAGGGGGGTCAGGGCGCTTCCGCcacgcacccccaccccccattccctGTACCAGAACTCAGAACCCTGGCCCCTGCCGCCCCCCGCTCCGTTCCGTGCCTGGGGCCCCGGAGcttcccaggacccagggcccaCTCCACCCTCAGGCCGGGGTTCGGGGCCCACCCgcccggggccgccccgcccccgcccggtcCCCCAGCGGCGCGGGCGGAGGAGCGCGGGCCTCTCGGCTCTGCGCTGACGCCGACTCGGCCGAGACTCCGGCTCGCGCCCTCCCCACACGGACAGCCACTCACTTGAGCCCGTGACGCCCCCGCGGCCCGCGTCTCCGGAGGCTCGGCTGGTTCGGGCAGTGCCTGCGGGCAAACGGACGGGCGGACGGCGCAGCTCCCTGGACGCGCGGCCCCAGGAAGCGCCCCCCGCTCGCCCGCCCGCCGCGGCGCGGCCCACCCCGGCGCCTCCGCCCGCCCCTCGGCGGATTCCTGAGCCCGCGCCAGGGGGAGGGACCCCGACCCCCCGCTTCTCCGCCCCCGGCCAGCCACAGGCCCCCACCCGGTCCCCCGCGGCGCTGCCCGGAGCCGCCTCCTGGCGCAGGGCCAGGGTCCCCCTAGATCCCCATCCCGGGTGTATGGCCTTGATGTCAGGCCCCCAAACTCACCCGAGAGCCTCTGGGCCCTCACTTTGTGCACCCCACTATGTCACCCTGCGCACCTGGACCCTACAAATCTGGGCTCCTGGAATTCCGCCCTGCGCACCCACAAATTAATGCCTGGGCCTTAACGCTCTGCGCCTGCCAGAATGTCATCCTCGGTTCCTGGACCTCATCTAATCCTGGGGCTTCCAGACCGTCGCTCTATGCCCTGCAGACCTTTACTCTGTGCACCTTGTACAGTCATACTGGGAACACCAAAATTTCATTCAGGGGCCCCAGACCCTCGCCCGAGGACGAGACGCTCCCCGGCCCAGAACTGTTCAGGTGCgtcccttctctccatctctagGGCTGTCAGCCGCAGGTGGTCCCTTCACTCCTGGATGGCCTCCTCCCAACAATCGTTCTGCGAAACCACAACGGTTTGGGAGCGGGGTCTGCAGTTGCCTTTTGGCCCAGAATGAATGGAAGCCCCTGAGAAGGCAGGTAGGACTGAACTGGCGCGTACAGGACGCCAGGGTCGGGTGCCAGGGCCTCAGCCGCTCTCCTCCCCAACgcgtccccacccccaacctcggGGTTTCTGCCTTCTTTCATGAGCCGAGGGCGAGGGCGCGCCTTTCGGGGAGGAGATTGGGCTGAGTTGGCTCCCAggaaggggcggggcctcctCCTGCCCACGTTTCAGGGCGGGACCAGACGGGAAAAGGCCGCGTGTCCAGGGATCTCCCGCCGGGGGGCAGACGAAGTGCGGGAATCGctgagccctcccctccccttcccacccgGGGTTTAGCCTCACGATCGGCCCCAGTGCAGCCCCGCCCAGGGAGAGGGTGTGCTGACGGGGGCAAATGGGTCCGGAGGTCAGCCCTTGGGGTTCAAGGTGACTTGGAGAGTGCACCCCTCAACCCCCAGATCCTTCACATCCACGGGGGCGAGGATGCTAAACCAAAAAGACAGGCattaacaagtgttggtgaggaaatggagaaatgggAATCTTCCTTCACTGCAGGTGGGAATTTAAGATGGTCCTCTTTGGGAAACGGTTTGGCAGGACCTCAGAATGTTACATGACCCAGAAATTTCACCCCCATGTACATGCCCAAGGGAATTGAAAACATGTCCGTACAAAAAGATCTATACACAACATTCATAGCAATGCTATTCATAAGATCCAAAATGTAGAAACAATCTAATGTTCattaattgatgaatggataaacaaaatgtggtaataTGATGAAATGTCACTCAGTTATAAAAAGGAAGTACTGATGTGTGTGCTAAAACCAAGGAAGAATCTTGAAAGTATTaccctaagtgaaagaagccagacatacaTCCTCATATTCCACTAATACGACACATCTAGAATTAGACAAATCTAGGAGACAAATTCACGTTTGCCAAGGGAAGGGGTGACTGCTGACatggtttcttttgggggtatGAAAATACTCTGAAATCAAATGGTGGTGATGATTACACAGTTAAACAAGTACACTAAAGCCATTGaattatataaagtttttttttttttatttatttattcaagtaatctctacacccagtatagggctcaaacttataacctcaagatcaagagtcctgtgctcttctgactgaaccagccaggcatccagtgaattgtatatatatatatatatatatatatattttaaattttttatttatttatttatgatagtcacacagagagagagagagagagagagagaggcagagacacaggcagagagagaagcaggctctatgcaccaggagcccgacgtgggattcgatcccaggtctccaggatcgcgccctggaccaaaggcaggcgctaaaccgctgcgccacccagggatccctgtatatatattttttaagattttatttattt
It encodes the following:
- the EFEMP2 gene encoding EGF-containing fibulin-like extracellular matrix protein 2; protein product: MLPFASCLPGSLLLWALLLLLLGAASPQDSEEPDSYTECTDGYEWDPDSQHCRDVNECLTIPEACKGEMKCINHYGGYLCLPRSAAVINDLHGEGPPPPVPPAEYPNPCLPGYEPDEQERCVDVDECAQALHDCRPSQECHNLPGSYQCTCPDGYRKIGPECVDIDECRYRYCQHRCVNLPGSFRCQCEPGFQLGPNNRSCVDVNECDMGAPCEQRCFNSYGTFLCRCHQGYELHRDGFSCNDIDECSYSSYLCQYRCVNEPGRFSCHCPQGYQLLATRLCQDIDECESGAHQCSEAQTCVNFHGGYRCVDTNRCVEPYVQVSDNRCLCPASNPLCREQPSSIVHRYMSITSERSVPADVFQIQATSVYPGAYNAFQIRAGNSQGDFYIRQINNVSAMLVLARPVTGPREYVLDLEMVTMNSLMSYRASSVLRLTVFVGAYTF